A genomic stretch from Malus domestica chromosome 15, GDT2T_hap1 includes:
- the LOC103401174 gene encoding uncharacterized protein, with product MFQVAMIVRWLWDLRPNVRGVDPICKSAAKYDALGSKAKESSDESTPTIAEIAAIAGGLISTPVIGWSLYTLKTTGCGLPPGPGGSIGALEGVSYLAVLGIVGWSLYTKTKTGSGLPNGPFGLLGAVEGLSFLSLLSILVVFGLQFVQNGSIPGPIPTDQCFG from the exons ATGTTCCAGGTGGCAATGATTGTGAGGTGGCTATGGGATTTGAGACCTAATGTTAGAGGCGTCGATCCGATATGCAAGAGTGCAGCAAAGTATGATGCACTTGGTT CCAAGGCAAAGGAAAGCAGCGATGAGAGCACCCCCACCATTGCAGAGATAGCAGCCATTGCAGGAGGCTTAATCTCCACCCCTGTGATTGGCTGGTCCCTGTACACCCTCAAAACAACCGGGTGCGGCCTGCCGCCTGGACCGGGCGGTTCAATCGGCGCACTCGAAGGTGTCAGCTATTTGGCCGTCCTGGGGATTGTGGGTTGGTCCTTgtacaccaaaaccaaaaccggcTCCGGTCTGCCCAACGGACCCTTCGGACTGTTGGGTGCTGTTGAAGGTCTGTCTTTCTTGTCCTTGCTCTCCATTTTGGTGGTGTTTGGGTTGCAGTTCGTTCAGAATGGCTCCATTCCAGGTCCAATCCCAACTGACCagtgctttggatga